One genomic region from Podarcis raffonei isolate rPodRaf1 chromosome 16, rPodRaf1.pri, whole genome shotgun sequence encodes:
- the LOC128404251 gene encoding vomeronasal type-2 receptor 26-like: MELLSTKGKFFPNYKCDTRENLVAVIGGPNSDVDFNMADMLYNYKIPQLSYGSALITDNKMQGVFFHQMFPNVDHQYKGMLQLLLHFRWTWIGILYLDDSNGKRFVQNVLPKFSQSGICFDFIDKIPEPTFASNADVMVDYGIQIVRVIMGSTASALVVHGEIQTMAYVRTTVCSSAFFDIPVKTKVWIMTAQMDFTSPSFPISCGIELIHGALSFAIHSSELLGFQKLLQLHHYLRYVSFNNSSGEKVSFDENGSLVAGFDIINWITFPNQSFLRVRVGKIDPQAHTGKVLTISADDIIWPSKFNQTPPRSLCNDNCHLGYRRAKKEGRPFCCYDCLPCPEWKISNKTDMDDCIQCQEDQYPNRGQDLCVPKKISFLSYDEPLGTSLSIFALAFSFLTALVLGVFIKHKDTPIVKANNRSLTYGLLISLLLSFLCVFLFIGQPEKIPCLFRQPAFGIIFSMAVSCVLAKTITVIMAFMATKPGSRMRKWIGKRLAFSIVLSCSLIQTTICAVWLATSPPFLYFDMHSMTEEIVLECNEGSVIMFYCVLGFMGFLAIVSFTVAFLARKLPDSFNEAKFITFSMLLFCSVWLSFVPTYQSTKGKYMVAVEIFSILASSAGLLICIFIPKCYIIVVRPELNTRGQLIRIND; this comes from the exons ATGGAACTTCTCTCCACAAAGGGCAAGTTTTTTCCTAACTACAAGTGTGATACCCGGGAAAATCTGGTAGCGGTCATTGGGGGGCCTAATTCTGATGTTGATTTCAACATGGCAGACATGCTGTATAACTACAAGATCCCGCAG CTCTCCTATGGCTCTGCCCTAATAACGGATAACAAAATGCAAGGAGTTTTCTTCCACCAGATGTTCCCGAATGTGGACCATCAGTATAAGGGCATGCTCCAGTTACTCCTTCATTTCAGGTGGACCTGGATTGGCATACTTTATTTGGATGACAGCAATGGTAAGAGATTTGTACAGAATGTACTTCCCAAGTTCTCTCAGAGTGGCATCTGCTTTGATTTCATAGACAAAATCCCAGAACCAACATTTGCCAGCAATGCCGATGTAATGGTGGACTATGGGATTCAAATTGTAAGGGTTATCATGGGTAGCACTGCCAGTGCTTTGGTTGTACATGGGGAAATTCAGACCATGGCTTATGTGAGAACAACAGTCTGCTCCTCAGCATTTTTTGATATACCAGTGAAAACAAAGGTCTGGATTATGACAGCCCAGATGGATTTCACATCACCTTCCTTTCCAATAAGTTGTGGCATAGAGTTAATCCATGGAGCCTTATCCTTTGCAATACATTCCAGTGAGTTGCTAGGATTCCAGAAACTCCTTCAA CTCCACCACTACCTGAGATATGTTTCGTTTAACAACAGTTCTGGGGAAAAGGTATCCTTTGATGAGAATGGGTCATTAGTtgctggatttgatattataaATTGGATCACATTCCCAAACCAATCTTTTCTTAGAGTGAGAGTTGGAAAAATAGACCCACAAGCTCATACTGGCAAAGTGCTCACCATCTCTGCAGATGACATTATATGGCCCAGCAAATTCAACCAG ACACCGCCCCGTTCATTGTGTAATGACAACTGTCATCTGGGTTATAGGAGGGCTAAGAAGGAAGGGAgaccattttgttgctatgattgttTGCCTTGTCCAGAATGGAAGATCTCAAATAAGACAG ACATGGATGACTGCATTCAATGTCAAGAAGATCAATATCCAAACCGTGGCCAGGATTTATGCGTTCCAAAAAAGATAAGCTTCTTGTCTTATGATGAACCTTTGGGGACCAGTTTGTCCATTTTTGCTCTTGCCTTCTCTTTCCTCACAGCTCTGGTACTTGGAGTCTTCATTAAGCACAAagacactcccatagtcaaagccaacaaccggagcCTCACCTACGGTCTCCTCATCTCCCTACTGCTCTCCTTCCTTTGTGTATTCCTATTCATTGGTCAGCCTGAGAAGATACCATGCCTCTTTCGACAACCTGCGTTTGGCATTATCTTCTCAATGGCAGTTtcttgtgtcttggccaaaaccatcactgtgatCATGGCTTTCATGGCGACCAAGCCTGggtccaggatgaggaaatggataGGGAAAAGACTGGCCTTTTCCATTGTTCTGTCGTGCTCCCTTATTCAAACCACTATTTGTGctgtgtggctggcaacctctcccccgTTCTTGTATTTTGACATGCACTCAATGACCGAagaaattgttctggaatgtaaTGAAGGTTCAGTTATTATGTTCTACTGTGTTTTGGGCTTTATGGGCTTCCTAGCCAttgtcagcttcactgtggctttcctagccaggaaattacccgacagttttaatgaagccaagtttatcaccttcagtatgcttctgttttgcagtgtttggttgtcctttgttcccacctaccagagcaccaagggaaaatacatggtggccgtggagatcttctccatcttagctTCCAGCGCGGGGTTACTGATTTGTATATTTATACCAAAATGCTATATAATTGTGGTTAGGCCTGAGTTGAACACTAGGGGGCAACTAATAAGGATAAATGATTAA